The following are from one region of the Candidatus Obscuribacterales bacterium genome:
- a CDS encoding inositol monophosphatase → MDKVKNTAFKAAQEAGKLLKERMGNIKQVDYKSAFNIVTDVDKASEKLILQIIKDAFPDDAILAEESGSSVQKSNRRWLIDPLDGTTNYTHAYPFFAVSIGFELDGKVVFATVFNPVSNEMFWAERGKGAFLNDSQIRVSTVDKLEASLLATGFPPDTGAESDNNINEFATLTSASHGVRRDGSAALDLSFVACGRLDGFWETKLSPWDIAAGGLIVEEAGGKLTNLTGGPLELTSGYILATNGLIHDQVLGSLAQLRQATLVKEVSGD, encoded by the coding sequence GTGGACAAAGTCAAAAATACTGCTTTCAAAGCCGCCCAGGAAGCCGGAAAACTGCTGAAAGAACGCATGGGCAACATCAAGCAGGTCGATTATAAGAGCGCCTTCAATATCGTTACCGATGTAGACAAGGCTTCTGAAAAACTTATTTTGCAAATTATCAAGGACGCCTTTCCGGACGATGCCATCCTGGCAGAGGAAAGCGGGTCGTCAGTGCAGAAAAGCAATAGACGCTGGCTAATTGATCCTCTAGACGGCACAACCAACTACACTCATGCCTATCCGTTTTTTGCTGTCTCTATTGGTTTTGAGCTCGACGGAAAAGTCGTATTTGCCACAGTTTTCAATCCTGTTTCCAATGAAATGTTCTGGGCTGAAAGAGGCAAAGGTGCTTTTTTGAACGACAGTCAGATTCGGGTTTCCACTGTCGATAAGCTGGAAGCTAGCTTGCTCGCCACTGGTTTTCCACCAGATACAGGCGCAGAGTCCGACAACAACATCAATGAATTTGCCACCCTAACCTCAGCCTCGCACGGTGTGCGTCGCGACGGTTCTGCGGCTCTGGATCTTTCATTTGTTGCATGCGGACGCTTAGATGGTTTTTGGGAAACGAAACTTTCACCGTGGGACATAGCTGCCGGCGGTCTAATTGTTGAAGAAGCAGGTGGCAAATTGACCAATTTGACAGGTGGTCCGCTGGAATTAACCAGCGGCTATATTCTTGCCACCAATGGTCTCATTCACGATCAGGTACTTGGTTCATTGGCACAATTAAGACAAGCTACTCTCGTAAAGGAGGTATCTGGTGACTGA
- the pdxT gene encoding pyridoxal 5'-phosphate synthase glutaminase subunit PdxT, with the protein MPTTRPVVGVLALQGAVSEHMRLLDACGAHPIEIKRSKELAAVDGLIIPGGESTTIAKLTGAEAFDAIMDDIQERALAGMPVYGTCMGSIFLAKEIEGSNQGRLGLMDIRVRRNAFGSQRFSSEREVPIPQLRDEPFNAVFIRAPIILSCGPSVNVMASIEEGIVMARQNNLLVTSFHPELTDDALVHRYFLSIISENNRNLKSGAVSTRSSVIAPVST; encoded by the coding sequence ATGCCGACAACTCGTCCTGTAGTTGGAGTTCTGGCTTTGCAAGGTGCGGTCTCAGAACACATGCGTCTTCTTGACGCATGTGGAGCCCACCCTATTGAGATAAAGCGTAGCAAGGAATTGGCCGCAGTCGATGGACTGATAATTCCAGGTGGCGAGTCTACGACAATTGCCAAACTAACAGGTGCCGAAGCCTTTGATGCAATCATGGATGACATCCAGGAAAGAGCCCTTGCTGGAATGCCTGTCTATGGCACCTGCATGGGCTCAATTTTCCTGGCTAAGGAAATTGAAGGATCCAATCAGGGGCGCTTGGGCTTGATGGACATAAGAGTCAGACGTAACGCTTTTGGTTCGCAGCGATTTAGCTCAGAACGAGAAGTACCTATTCCACAATTGCGTGACGAGCCATTCAACGCTGTGTTCATTCGTGCGCCCATAATTCTTTCCTGCGGTCCATCTGTGAACGTTATGGCGTCGATTGAGGAAGGTATAGTTATGGCTCGCCAAAATAACTTGCTGGTTACAAGCTTCCATCCAGAACTTACTGATGATGCGCTAGTGCACCGCTATTTCCTCTCAATAATCTCAGAAAACAACCGCAACCTTAAATCTGGTGCGGTTTCTACGCGTTCTAGCGTAATTGCCCCAGTTTCAACATAG
- a CDS encoding tetratricopeptide repeat protein, whose amino-acid sequence MPAHYKECVSCGAALAHQVEGGKQEVSSNRDQVQDYRLLRGQPPAAQAEGEHIHENHDHARHHHQKRGSLKNKLHGSNIPVGLGVLLAVAIIVVFAGGTFFFLNRPTDADLMVSQGQKELANGQYAFAVKTFEKALAAHPNNPRVLLSLARAYVGCDQVDKAWQLITQAQQQGVSVIAEPQLASELANYYRQREQFEKAIELLRPLAQAGVPGKRGELADLDALWGDIALRDGDLEKALQCWEEVKQLAEGSRYAEADARLVTIDQKLADKYASSGDDAKALSYLTKLNTSVERPANLERTAAIYERKGDLDLAIDQYQKAMILYGQEPAADLIKQKLAILLERRGKELLDKGESDTGYGYLQQAKEMDTTMGGGKVALRGVNISFSGGVASIKGNVWNPGPDQISTLSLKADLYDPASGRVIWQQERRIIDEFEIPLSRDETRPFQFSAGGASSGYEFRVYLDGTLYKSYTLGVKMPKAAPAKAPSVIEPGVGPVSSPVSSPVPRRETPEDKTLKDLDL is encoded by the coding sequence TTGCCGGCTCATTATAAGGAGTGTGTCTCCTGTGGAGCGGCACTTGCTCACCAAGTCGAAGGCGGCAAGCAAGAAGTAAGCAGCAACAGAGATCAGGTTCAAGACTATCGTCTCTTACGCGGGCAGCCTCCAGCGGCTCAAGCTGAAGGCGAGCATATTCATGAAAATCATGACCATGCTCGACATCACCATCAAAAGCGTGGCAGTCTCAAAAACAAGTTGCATGGAAGCAATATTCCCGTCGGTTTGGGAGTGCTATTAGCGGTAGCCATAATTGTTGTATTTGCCGGCGGCACATTTTTCTTTTTAAACAGACCGACAGATGCTGATCTTATGGTCTCTCAAGGACAAAAGGAATTGGCCAATGGACAATATGCTTTTGCCGTTAAGACCTTTGAAAAGGCACTTGCCGCGCACCCGAATAATCCACGCGTTCTTTTATCTCTGGCTCGCGCATATGTTGGCTGCGATCAAGTAGACAAAGCCTGGCAGTTGATTACCCAAGCCCAACAGCAGGGCGTAAGTGTAATAGCCGAACCACAGTTAGCTTCGGAATTGGCCAATTACTACAGGCAACGTGAACAATTTGAAAAGGCGATTGAACTTTTGCGCCCACTTGCTCAGGCGGGAGTGCCGGGAAAACGGGGAGAGCTTGCCGACTTAGATGCCCTCTGGGGAGACATTGCCTTGCGCGATGGCGATCTGGAAAAGGCCTTGCAATGCTGGGAAGAGGTTAAGCAGCTTGCTGAAGGAAGCCGTTATGCTGAGGCGGACGCAAGACTTGTTACCATCGATCAAAAATTAGCTGACAAATATGCCTCTTCAGGTGACGACGCTAAGGCACTTTCTTATTTGACCAAGCTGAATACTTCAGTCGAGCGTCCGGCAAATCTTGAAAGAACTGCCGCTATCTATGAACGAAAAGGTGATCTGGATTTGGCAATTGATCAATATCAAAAGGCAATGATTCTCTATGGGCAAGAACCCGCAGCAGACTTGATAAAGCAAAAACTGGCAATTCTTCTTGAAAGACGCGGAAAAGAATTGCTTGATAAAGGCGAATCTGACACAGGTTACGGTTACTTGCAGCAAGCTAAGGAAATGGATACGACTATGGGCGGCGGTAAGGTTGCTTTGCGTGGTGTCAATATCTCATTTTCAGGTGGCGTTGCCTCCATTAAGGGCAATGTTTGGAACCCAGGACCAGATCAAATAAGTACACTTTCGCTGAAAGCAGATTTATACGATCCCGCATCAGGCAGAGTCATTTGGCAGCAAGAACGAAGAATTATTGATGAATTTGAAATTCCCTTGTCTCGCGATGAGACAAGACCGTTTCAATTTAGTGCCGGTGGTGCATCATCCGGTTATGAATTTAGAGTCTATCTGGATGGCACATTGTATAAGTCATATACATTAGGAGTCAAGATGCCGAAAGCGGCTCCAGCAAAGGCTCCGAGCGTCATAGAACCGGGGGTCGGTCCTGTATCTTCTCCTGTATCTTCGCCTGTACCACGACGAGAAACACCTGAAGACAAGACTCTTAAGGATCTTGATCTCTAA
- the pdxS gene encoding pyridoxal 5'-phosphate synthase lyase subunit PdxS, with protein MVTQIKTGTNLVKKALPQMLKGGVIMDVVNAEQAKIAEEAGAVAVMALERVPADIRISGGVARMSDPELIAGIIDAVSIPVMAKARIGHFVEAQILESLGVDCIDESEVLTPADEEYHINKKEFTIPFVCGARNLGEALRRIGEGAAMIRTKGEAGTGDVVEAVRHARTILGEIRKLTVMAPEERMTYAKEIGAPFELVNQVADEGKLPVVNFAAGGIATPADAALMMQLGVDGVFVGSGIFKSGDPAKRALAIVKATTFHNDPEILAQVSRNLGEPMVGRTAKSLTPQEALALRGW; from the coding sequence ATGGTTACTCAAATCAAAACAGGTACAAATCTAGTTAAGAAAGCTTTGCCGCAAATGCTCAAAGGTGGCGTAATCATGGATGTGGTTAATGCCGAGCAAGCGAAAATAGCTGAGGAAGCCGGTGCTGTTGCCGTTATGGCATTGGAGCGCGTACCTGCCGATATTAGAATTTCCGGTGGTGTTGCTCGCATGAGCGATCCGGAACTTATCGCAGGCATTATCGATGCCGTGTCCATTCCAGTGATGGCTAAAGCACGCATCGGGCATTTTGTGGAAGCACAAATTCTTGAATCGCTCGGTGTTGACTGTATCGATGAAAGTGAAGTATTGACACCTGCTGATGAGGAATACCACATCAACAAGAAGGAATTTACGATTCCATTTGTATGTGGCGCGCGCAACTTGGGCGAAGCTCTTCGCAGAATTGGTGAAGGCGCAGCGATGATTCGTACAAAGGGCGAAGCCGGCACAGGCGATGTTGTCGAAGCGGTTCGTCATGCTCGCACTATACTTGGTGAGATAAGAAAGTTGACTGTAATGGCTCCTGAAGAGCGTATGACTTACGCTAAGGAAATTGGCGCACCGTTTGAACTGGTCAATCAAGTAGCTGATGAAGGCAAATTGCCTGTGGTTAACTTTGCCGCCGGCGGCATTGCTACACCGGCTGATGCCGCATTAATGATGCAACTTGGTGTTGACGGTGTATTTGTCGGCTCCGGCATTTTCAAATCCGGCGATCCGGCTAAGCGTGCTTTGGCAATTGTCAAAGCAACAACATTCCACAACGACCCTGAAATACTTGCGCAAGTTAGCCGCAATCTGGGTGAGCCAATGGTCGGCCGTACAGCTAAGAGTCTAACTCCTCAAGAAGCCTTGGCTCTCAGAGGGTGGTAA
- the ileS gene encoding isoleucine--tRNA ligase — MAEKTYSVNLPQTEFSMKANSAVREPEFQRMWDDEKIYEQNLANRDKAEKFVLHDGPPYLSAGKIHMGHALNKTLKDIVTKYKAQQGFYSPYVPGYDSHGLPIENAVLKDVKGGKAAFTPVELRRKCKEFALSNLKGQEVNFRRLGIWGDWAHPYVTLDPKFEAAQLRVFGKMAQAGYLYKGLKPVYWCANCETALAEAEVEYADHTSESIFVKFAVTKESRAKLPVQLPDGQEVSFVIWTTTPWTLPANLGIALHPQFEYHFLQTPNQGILVVADALKEAFLSTVGESNGWTNGDVKTIAKIEGAKLEKLTGQHPFVDRTSLVILGDHVTAEAGTGCVHTAPGHGLEDFEVGGKYKLGVLSPVDNRGFFTEEGGQFVGQRYNKANESIIEVLKESGKLVFHAPFRHSYPHCWRCKKPVIYRATEQWFASVDGFRKQALEAIDTVSWHPTSGRNRIYTMVENRSDWCISRQRSWGVPIPVFYCNPCRKPLLTKETVDAVAAIVEKEGSDSWWEKDADYFLQGKFKCECGSSSFDKETDIMDVWFDSGVSHAAVIDQRPELRGTPCELYLEGSDQHRGWFQSSLLTSVAVHNRAPYKTVLTHGFIVDESGRKMSKSLGNMVEPEEVIKQYGADVLRLWVASVNYTDDVPIGKNLLAQLSEVYRKLRNTARYLLGNLHGFDPAKDAVSYDKLSKLDAYILHKLQEITTEITEDFDRFEFFKYYQLLQNFCVVDLSSFYFDIVKDRLYTGGKKSESRRAVQTVLAELLNTLVRVLVPVTPHLAEDIWQHMPENLRGKQKSVLLTDFPKPRTDYLKAELDEFWSDVIKVRYVVNKALESARAARKFGSSLESKVLISIENKDIEKKLLSLASELSAIFITSQCELVPDAMKSSNDCLAQLSEEGVTVVVLPADGTKCPRCWKFATDIGKESAYSELCVPCAQALVSDAG; from the coding sequence ATGGCTGAAAAGACCTATAGCGTAAATTTGCCGCAGACTGAGTTCTCCATGAAGGCCAACAGTGCCGTCAGAGAGCCGGAATTCCAACGTATGTGGGATGACGAGAAGATTTACGAGCAAAATCTTGCAAATAGAGATAAGGCGGAGAAATTTGTCCTCCATGACGGACCGCCTTACTTGAGTGCCGGCAAAATCCACATGGGGCACGCTCTCAACAAGACGTTGAAAGACATCGTCACCAAGTACAAAGCTCAACAGGGCTTCTATTCACCGTATGTGCCTGGCTATGACAGTCACGGCTTACCTATTGAAAACGCAGTTCTAAAGGATGTAAAAGGCGGCAAAGCAGCTTTTACGCCGGTGGAACTGAGGCGTAAATGTAAAGAGTTTGCCTTGTCCAACTTGAAAGGGCAAGAAGTCAATTTCCGTCGCCTGGGCATTTGGGGTGACTGGGCGCATCCATACGTGACTCTTGATCCCAAATTTGAAGCGGCGCAATTGCGGGTGTTTGGAAAAATGGCGCAGGCTGGCTACCTCTACAAGGGATTAAAGCCGGTCTATTGGTGCGCCAACTGCGAAACAGCACTAGCTGAAGCAGAAGTTGAATATGCCGATCACACATCGGAATCTATCTTTGTCAAATTTGCGGTGACAAAAGAATCCCGTGCAAAATTGCCTGTGCAACTTCCAGATGGACAAGAAGTCTCCTTCGTTATTTGGACAACAACTCCCTGGACCTTACCTGCTAATTTAGGTATCGCACTTCATCCACAATTTGAATATCACTTCTTGCAAACACCCAACCAGGGAATATTGGTTGTCGCCGATGCTTTGAAAGAAGCGTTTCTTTCAACTGTTGGTGAGAGCAATGGCTGGACAAATGGCGATGTAAAAACAATTGCCAAAATTGAAGGCGCTAAACTAGAAAAACTCACTGGACAACATCCGTTTGTCGATCGCACATCACTTGTGATTCTTGGTGATCACGTAACAGCAGAAGCCGGCACCGGATGTGTGCACACAGCTCCCGGGCATGGTCTTGAGGACTTTGAGGTTGGTGGCAAATACAAATTAGGCGTATTGTCACCAGTAGATAACCGCGGCTTCTTCACCGAAGAAGGTGGCCAATTTGTAGGACAGCGTTACAACAAGGCCAATGAGTCAATAATTGAAGTTTTGAAAGAATCGGGCAAACTTGTTTTCCATGCTCCTTTCAGACATAGTTATCCCCATTGCTGGCGTTGCAAAAAGCCTGTTATCTACAGAGCCACTGAGCAGTGGTTTGCTTCTGTTGATGGCTTTCGTAAGCAAGCTTTAGAAGCTATAGATACTGTTTCCTGGCATCCGACATCCGGCCGTAATCGCATCTATACAATGGTGGAGAATCGTTCTGACTGGTGCATAAGCCGTCAAAGATCTTGGGGCGTGCCGATACCAGTGTTTTACTGTAATCCATGTCGCAAACCGCTTTTGACTAAGGAAACTGTGGACGCTGTAGCAGCAATTGTAGAAAAGGAAGGATCCGACTCCTGGTGGGAAAAGGATGCTGACTATTTCTTGCAAGGGAAGTTTAAGTGCGAATGCGGTAGCTCAAGCTTTGATAAAGAAACCGACATCATGGATGTTTGGTTCGATTCAGGAGTCTCACACGCTGCTGTTATCGATCAACGACCAGAGTTGCGCGGAACACCGTGCGAACTTTATTTGGAAGGCAGCGACCAACACCGTGGTTGGTTCCAGTCTTCTCTATTAACAAGCGTGGCAGTACATAATCGCGCGCCTTACAAGACGGTACTAACACATGGCTTCATTGTTGATGAGTCAGGACGAAAAATGTCCAAATCACTCGGAAATATGGTTGAGCCGGAAGAAGTAATCAAACAATACGGTGCAGATGTTTTGCGCTTGTGGGTTGCTTCAGTTAATTACACGGATGATGTGCCGATTGGCAAGAATCTGCTTGCCCAATTGTCCGAAGTCTATCGAAAGCTGCGTAATACTGCTCGATATCTTTTGGGTAACTTACATGGATTTGACCCGGCAAAAGACGCCGTTTCATACGACAAGCTATCTAAGCTAGATGCATACATTTTGCACAAACTGCAAGAGATAACTACAGAAATTACCGAAGACTTTGATCGCTTCGAGTTTTTCAAATATTATCAACTGCTGCAAAACTTCTGTGTTGTTGATCTATCCAGCTTCTACTTTGATATCGTTAAAGATCGTCTCTACACGGGCGGCAAGAAATCTGAAAGTAGAAGAGCTGTACAGACTGTATTAGCTGAACTGCTCAATACACTTGTGCGTGTGCTTGTGCCTGTCACTCCTCACTTGGCAGAAGACATCTGGCAGCATATGCCGGAAAATCTGCGCGGCAAGCAAAAGAGTGTATTGCTGACGGATTTCCCTAAACCGAGGACGGACTACCTAAAGGCTGAATTGGATGAGTTTTGGTCTGACGTTATAAAAGTGCGCTACGTCGTCAATAAAGCTCTTGAATCAGCGAGAGCCGCGCGTAAATTTGGCAGCTCACTTGAGTCGAAAGTTCTCATCAGTATTGAAAATAAAGACATCGAGAAAAAGCTTCTGAGCCTGGCTTCTGAGCTGAGTGCTATTTTCATAACGTCGCAGTGTGAGTTAGTTCCAGATGCGATGAAGTCATCAAATGATTGTCTTGCGCAATTAAGCGAAGAAGGCGTAACGGTTGTAGTTTTACCAGCCGATGGTACAAAATGCCCACGCTGCTGGAAATTTGCAACCGACATCGGCAAAGAAAGTGCGTACTCGGAGCTCTGTGTGCCTTGCGCTCAGGCGCTTGTTTCAGATGCCGGCTAA
- the rplJ gene encoding 50S ribosomal protein L10, with protein MATKVRKQEIVSDLRDVINDGKVIIVTDLSGLTVAELQQFRRKLDKDNAKCHIAKNTLIKIASNDGPFASVKDLAKGPTALVIGLDDPAAPAKTTVNFIKDLKKGEIRGAVLEGNVISEKEVKNLAELPSREQLLASIMGGLDSGARNIAGMLEAIIRDIAVMSEEVAKKNNAA; from the coding sequence ATGGCTACAAAAGTACGCAAACAAGAGATCGTCTCTGATTTGCGCGACGTAATAAATGATGGCAAAGTCATCATTGTTACGGACCTTAGTGGCTTGACGGTGGCTGAGCTTCAGCAATTCCGCCGCAAGTTGGATAAGGACAATGCCAAATGCCATATCGCGAAGAATACACTCATCAAAATCGCATCCAACGATGGTCCGTTTGCTTCGGTAAAGGATTTAGCTAAGGGCCCAACAGCCCTCGTGATCGGTTTAGACGATCCAGCTGCTCCTGCAAAAACCACAGTGAACTTCATCAAGGATTTGAAGAAGGGTGAGATTCGTGGTGCGGTGCTTGAAGGTAATGTCATTTCGGAAAAAGAGGTCAAAAACCTTGCCGAGTTGCCATCCAGAGAGCAACTTTTGGCCAGCATCATGGGTGGATTGGATTCTGGCGCCAGAAATATTGCTGGCATGCTAGAGGCGATCATCCGCGATATCGCTGTCATGTCTGAGGAAGTCGCGAAGAAAAACAACGCGGCTTAG
- a CDS encoding (2Fe-2S) ferredoxin domain-containing protein, with protein MIEIPNNPFSKHVFVCVTGKTCPAQGSEEVLDILRKEIKERGLKSKIRINKAGCFDQCGNGPLVVVYPDNVWYAHVKPSDCHEIIESHLLNDKPVTRLLYDGRGKHHL; from the coding sequence ATGATCGAAATTCCTAATAATCCCTTTAGTAAGCACGTCTTCGTCTGTGTCACAGGCAAGACCTGCCCGGCACAAGGCTCCGAAGAAGTCCTGGATATCCTGCGGAAGGAAATCAAAGAACGCGGGCTGAAAAGCAAGATACGCATCAACAAGGCTGGTTGCTTTGACCAGTGCGGTAACGGTCCTCTAGTCGTCGTCTACCCGGACAACGTCTGGTACGCGCACGTCAAACCATCCGACTGCCACGAAATAATTGAGTCACATTTGCTCAATGACAAACCGGTTACGAGATTACTCTACGATGGGCGCGGCAAACATCATTTGTAG
- a CDS encoding sensor histidine kinase has protein sequence MSWLDKALSKIGLAPPSPSYPQEERRKQARRASDTPQTRMKSIWEHSLDEIASPRPPAVEKEKPTGLRSPGATKVWYDLWLKELIRLVASEKATEKEAANPELITQSTKSMIVTIFDALTTLISEFNEAAGVASLKVTVTEPHKAQNFYRFRISTGTWSLTARGQAGTIEFFLLPAGELINIYENETSRRLRATLHLNTQTSPSFWSVNGMPLDVHESRVLIRNLFKDLVVKSSNELQSSTQSLTPAVDLSGDKMSQILHDLAMEKQNLVQKIVIQQEEVQKRIARDLHDTVISDVMMLKRSLTEQSMNKEKVVDTLDSINGKLREICHDLAPRDLIDWGLQPVIEDLLQRVAEQTGADCSFSCDCQLPELSESVQLHIFRIIQECLNNAVKYSDASRIQVRVDRIPGQLSFIIEDNGKGFSQDEESEPQTSKDGGFGLGGMHERIDLIRCFYPARLAIESQPGAGTRASIILAIG, from the coding sequence ATGAGTTGGCTTGATAAAGCTCTTTCGAAAATAGGTCTTGCGCCCCCAAGTCCTAGTTACCCTCAAGAAGAAAGAAGAAAGCAGGCTCGCCGCGCCTCCGATACACCGCAAACAAGAATGAAGTCAATTTGGGAGCATTCGCTGGACGAAATAGCTTCACCGCGTCCACCGGCCGTGGAAAAAGAAAAACCCACAGGACTTCGCTCACCGGGAGCAACCAAAGTCTGGTACGACCTCTGGCTTAAAGAGCTAATCAGACTCGTTGCATCTGAAAAGGCGACGGAAAAAGAAGCTGCGAATCCGGAACTAATCACGCAATCTACAAAGAGCATGATTGTCACCATCTTTGATGCCTTGACCACTTTAATCAGTGAGTTTAACGAAGCAGCCGGTGTGGCGTCACTAAAAGTGACAGTGACGGAACCGCACAAGGCACAAAACTTCTACCGCTTCCGCATCTCTACAGGCACCTGGAGTCTTACAGCTCGCGGACAAGCAGGAACAATAGAGTTCTTTCTCTTACCGGCCGGTGAGCTAATAAACATCTATGAAAATGAAACCTCGCGAAGACTTCGGGCTACCCTGCATTTAAATACACAAACTTCTCCATCTTTCTGGAGTGTTAACGGCATGCCTTTGGACGTTCACGAATCCAGAGTGCTTATTAGGAATCTATTTAAAGACTTAGTTGTGAAGTCATCCAACGAACTTCAATCAAGCACGCAGTCATTGACCCCCGCTGTTGATTTGAGCGGCGACAAAATGAGCCAGATACTTCATGACCTTGCCATGGAAAAACAAAATCTTGTCCAAAAGATAGTTATCCAACAAGAGGAAGTGCAAAAACGCATTGCTCGAGATCTGCACGACACAGTAATTTCAGATGTGATGATGCTCAAGCGATCACTGACTGAGCAATCAATGAATAAGGAAAAGGTGGTCGATACTCTGGACAGCATAAATGGAAAGCTCAGAGAAATTTGCCATGATCTTGCACCCCGTGACCTAATTGATTGGGGGCTCCAACCTGTAATAGAAGACCTCTTACAAAGGGTTGCCGAACAAACAGGAGCTGATTGTTCATTTAGTTGCGACTGCCAACTGCCTGAGCTTTCCGAAAGCGTTCAGCTGCATATTTTCCGCATCATCCAAGAATGCCTGAATAATGCAGTTAAATATTCCGATGCCAGCCGTATCCAGGTTAGAGTCGACAGAATACCCGGACAACTGTCCTTCATTATTGAGGACAACGGCAAAGGCTTTAGCCAAGATGAGGAAAGTGAACCTCAAACTTCTAAAGATGGCGGCTTTGGGCTGGGCGGCATGCACGAGAGAATTGACTTAATCCGCTGTTTTTACCCGGCTAGACTGGCTATTGAGTCTCAACCAGGAGCTGGAACCAGGGCTTCCATCATCCTAGCCATCGGTTGA
- a CDS encoding response regulator transcription factor, with the protein MSEPITVLIVEDHQVTLDGLSMGLSREPDIKVVGAASDSNTGLNIAKDLRPDIILLDLHVPGDTGPKSMVQSFLAIPGCRVIIFSGESRMAFIQVVMDLGASGYLLKSESVAKVAETIRQVMSGKKTILSNELVVDKTKLTKSEEEVLKSLARGMKYQDIADTRKTSPATVRKQCELLLLKLGLTSREELIAWAVKKGFGSLESEK; encoded by the coding sequence ATGTCAGAACCAATTACAGTACTCATCGTTGAGGACCATCAGGTAACGCTTGATGGTTTAAGTATGGGTTTGTCTCGCGAGCCTGATATTAAGGTTGTAGGCGCTGCCTCAGATTCAAACACCGGGCTTAATATTGCCAAAGACCTGCGCCCGGACATAATTTTGCTCGACTTGCACGTACCGGGAGACACCGGTCCTAAATCAATGGTGCAGTCTTTTCTTGCTATTCCTGGTTGCCGGGTCATTATCTTTTCCGGAGAAAGCCGCATGGCTTTCATTCAAGTCGTAATGGATTTAGGCGCTTCCGGTTATTTGCTCAAATCTGAAAGCGTCGCCAAAGTGGCTGAGACAATCAGGCAAGTGATGTCCGGCAAAAAGACTATTCTGTCCAACGAACTTGTCGTCGACAAAACGAAGCTAACTAAATCAGAAGAAGAGGTGCTTAAGTCCCTTGCCCGCGGCATGAAGTATCAAGACATTGCCGACACACGCAAAACGTCACCTGCCACAGTCAGGAAACAATGCGAGTTATTGCTCCTCAAATTAGGACTCACCAGTCGTGAAGAACTTATAGCCTGGGCCGTCAAGAAAGGCTTCGGCAGTCTGGAAAGCGAAAAATGA
- the rplL gene encoding 50S ribosomal protein L7/L12, with translation MATKLSVDDLLDQIGSLTLLEAADLKKKMEDKFGVTAAAPMAMAVMPGAAGGGAAGGTEERTDFDAILANVGDKKIEVLKIVREVTGLGLKEAKDLVDAAPKPLKEKVKKEEAEQIKQKLEAVGAKVEIK, from the coding sequence ATGGCAACTAAACTATCAGTTGATGATTTGCTCGATCAAATTGGTTCTTTGACCTTGCTCGAAGCTGCAGATCTCAAAAAGAAAATGGAAGACAAATTCGGTGTAACAGCTGCTGCTCCTATGGCAATGGCTGTAATGCCGGGTGCTGCTGGCGGCGGAGCTGCTGGTGGAACTGAAGAGCGCACCGATTTCGATGCAATCTTGGCTAACGTTGGCGATAAGAAGATTGAAGTTCTGAAGATCGTCCGCGAAGTAACCGGCCTCGGCTTGAAAGAAGCTAAGGACCTCGTTGATGCAGCTCCAAAGCCGCTCAAAGAGAAGGTTAAGAAGGAAGAAGCTGAACAGATCAAGCAAAAGCTTGAAGCTGTTGGAGCCAAAGTCGAGATCAAGTAA